DNA sequence from the Coturnix japonica isolate 7356 chromosome 3, Coturnix japonica 2.1, whole genome shotgun sequence genome:
GTGTCTATCTAGAAGCCTCTGAACAGGACCTTGGGTCTCACAGAGATCTCCTTTACATATAGTGGGCTTCTGCTACTTTGCTGTTAGTCGCACACTTGATTTTGGGAATCGGCTCTATGTAAAGAGTTATAAAGATGTAAAAGACACAAGAGAATATTTTAGGAGTTTGTTTACACTGTACCAATTAAGAGTGGGATATTTCCCTACATTTCGTTTTACATTCTGTGTAATGTTAGAGGAATTTGGCAGATGAGAAAGTAATCTAGGAGAACATTTGACATCCCTATTAAAGCAAGgacagataaaaaaagaaaagcactaaaTACAAAAAGTATCCATTCAGCACCTGTTTTAGCACACCCTTCTCTAGCAAAACACTGACCAAATAACGATACAAGGCAATACAAACCCTGCTAAATCACTTACTCTTTCACTTCTTTGGAGCTGAAGTCCAGGTATCTGTTGCTGATCCACTGAATTTCAAACCAGTCTTTGAAGCCATTGTTCCCACAGCACTTGAACTCGATTTGGAGCATGTCGATTGTCTTCTTCATGAAGCACCTTCCAGGGGTGTCTGTGTCTCGGTAGAACTTCATGCTGTTCTTCAGCCCCTGAGCCAGTGTGCTCTCCAGGGAGCCCCGCATGAGAAAGCAAATCAGAGCGACCAAGAAGAGGAGTATGTTGAAGAAGAAGCACAGTGCCAGGTAAGGTTTCAGCAAAGGCTTCCACTTGGCAAATTTAGCGGGATCCAGAGAATCGTAACAAATTTTGCCAGCAAAACCATTGAAGGCGCAGGATAATATACCCATCAGTATCAAGGAATTGGGCACAAAATGGCTTTCAGAATTGTCCATCACTTCGCTTCGCTTCCGGAGCTCAATTTTGAGGAACAACCCCATGCTAAAAACAATGATTCCAGCAAAGACTGAAAACCAGTTCATGAGCCATAGTCCCTGGGCTAGTTTTACCCGTTT
Encoded proteins:
- the PRPH2 gene encoding peripherin-2, which translates into the protein MALLKVKFNQKKRVKLAQGLWLMNWFSVFAGIIVFSMGLFLKIELRKRSEVMDNSESHFVPNSLILMGILSCAFNGFAGKICYDSLDPAKFAKWKPLLKPYLALCFFFNILLFLVALICFLMRGSLESTLAQGLKNSMKFYRDTDTPGRCFMKKTIDMLQIEFKCCGNNGFKDWFEIQWISNRYLDFSSKEVKDRIKSNVDGRYLVDGVPFSCCNPSSPRPCIQYQVTNNSAHYSYDYQTEELNLWGRGCREALLHYYSSMMSSMGAVVLLVWLFEMSVMVGLRLLHTSLESIANPEDPECESEGWILENSLKDTLKSALESLKKIGKFNQVEAGAEGAEGEEAGKTPAITTVS